TATCAGCGGCAATCTGGAAAAAAAGCCGGTTCTAGAACCGCGCAAAAGTCGAAAACTTCTTCGGTTCTGAACAATGGGGGCGATCCCGTGAACAAGTCTGAAGGAGAAGAACTGGCGAGGGTGGTTGGTGACGTGGGTAAGGTCACCGAGCTCAAACCATTGGGTGCTCATGCAACTTATACTCCTTTGACTAAGATAGCGAGTGGGCCGGGTTTGGATTTTGAAATTGGTAAGGTTGTGGAGGAGAACTCAAACAGGAGCAATAGCAAGACACCTCCTATTATGGCCTCTGTGTCGCCTGAGATACAGTGCGGATCATCCGTGGTCTCGACCACGATAACTCCCGGTTGTTATGGTGCTGGTCACATTGTTTCTGGGGTCACCGACAAAAGGAAGTGCAGGCCTAGAGGGATTCTGACTGTAGGAGAAAATGATTCTGGGTTTGGTAGCGTTAAGCCTTTTGATAGTTTTGATGATTTCGAAGACGTTGTTGGGTTTGGTAATGATTCAACTGTGATCCCTGAACCAGCCGAGGCTTCAATGCATTGGGTTTTATCTCCATTTAACGAGGAGGAAGAGGATCAAAAGGAGAATTCTGAAAATGGGTCGTGTAGATTGCAGAGGTTAGGAGGGTCTGCCATAGTCCATTCTCCTTCCTCACCTGCAACTGTTCATGAGTTTTCTTCAGATCTATGTAGCGATCGTAATACGGCTAGTACTACTGATAGTAACAGAAGAAGAAGCACTTTAATTTCTCCAAATCGACTTCCTGAATTTGATGGATTAGCCGTCATGTCTTCTCCCCATGCAACAGCTAGTTGGGGGGCCATCACCTTAAAAGAAGGTAAAGAAAATCGTTGTGATCTTGAACCTGAGAATTCTCCATTCTCCATGAACTCTTTGTGTAGTGGAAATGTTATGCAAACCCCACAATCAGACTCAAGCTCAGGTAGACTTTGCCTATCATGGTTGAATGAAGAGAGTTACAAGAAACATGACTTTGAATCTGAACTCAATTCGGCGGCTGAAGTTCTTCAAATGACAACATTGTCTCCCAAAAGCCAAATAATTGGGGATCCTGTTGACTCAAGTTTCCGGTTTGATTGTCTAACTACTTCTTCCAACTCCATAAATTTTACCCAATTTCCAAAAAACTTGGACGATCAAGCTTCTTGGATTTCTAATTCTACTTTAGATAACGTGTCACAATCCCAGATGAGAATATCGTGGAGGGAAGGATTAGTTAGCCAGATTTATGAGATCGATGATTCCGACTGTTGCCGATGCTTGTCAGATGAGGAGGAAGATGCCAATAACTGCAGTAATGACAGGTTAAAACCCCATCATAATCCTGTGGCCTGTGTTGATGTAGCAAGTGATCATATATTAACTAACTCTAGGACTGCTGAATATGTGGATAACGATTCCAGAACTTATGGGAAAGGTAAAGGACAGTTTTGTCCGCATATATCATGTTCTTGTGCAGAATCCATAAGCACTGATGGTGGTGGCCTTGTTGCTTCGAGGGATTCAGATTGGACTCTATGATAGAAGAACCgcttgtttgaataataatctatttattacCTTCTCTTAAATACTTCTAATCCTTTTATAAGTCTGACTAACCTGAGTTCAAAGATCATCTTTCTTGTCAGTAACTTGGAAATACTACTTAAGGACCACTTTTTTATCTATTCTTTAGTGTTCTGATTATTGCATTTTACTTCAGTTTTCTTCAGTCAAATCTCTGCTCTTGAATATATTATTGGAATGCATTGTATATTTGTCAGATCTTAGTGAATAAAAATGTCCCTAGAAGCTTTAGGAATTGCATTATCTATTTTGCTGGTGTCTTGAGGAAAGGAAGGGGCAAGAACTTTTGAGACCTTGATAGTAGGTACCTTTAAAAAAAGTCATTCATATCGTGGGTGTTGTGTGAAGTATTCATTCATATTATTCAGCAGCAAAAAATTCTGAGACCTTGATAGTATGTACCTTTAAAAAATTCCTAGATGTTGCTGAGCAATTCAAGATAGTTACAACTGCCAGGTGACTTTTTTTCCAATCCATAAAAGAGAATTTATGGTCAAAATGCAAATcttgaaaggaaaaagagagtaaCTCAACTTTAGTAAGTTCTCAGAATCTCAGTTCATTGTATTTGGgaaaatgccaaaaaaatatacacagtgagaagaatatgaaaaggtgactattttagtagttggAATTAGCAATTGGAACCTCAACTCACCATTTATGTCATGGAATTTACTTGACATATCAAGTTGGTACTATGATTCTCTTTTGATCATGGATTTGTAATAGATAGTGCGAATGTAAGCTACCATTTACTTTGACAAATAAGAGGGGACAGAAATCACAGAGCTAACTCAAAATGGCACTCCTCCCCTGTAATTACATGGTGGATGGCGAAATTCGTGTTCATGACCATCGATTTAACTGTCTGAGTTCCCTTCCAATGgtataaattattgtattgtggGATATAAAGTGAAATTGAAGAAGATTTGATGAAGACAGAATTTGGTAAAAAGTGGTCCAGAAAGGGAAAATTCTGAAGTGATCCCTAGTAGGATAGTGCTGGATGACATGGTAGGAAGGAGTGTTATATAGACTGGATGAGTCATTTACTTATAGGAGAGGTGCATGTGTGGGCGTTGCTTTTGTATATATCCCGTATACTTGAGTTCTTAGCtacttttttatcaataaaatttgtttaccgttaaaaataaaaaaattataggtgaGGTGGGTGGTATGATGTAtgtttttctttgagaaatatGGAAGATTGGATAGTACTGGATGACATTGTGCTTTCTGATGTGTGCTTTGTATGATTGCAATCCTTGTATGTCTCCAAATGAAGAAATTGTCTTACAGAATTTATGAGCTGTCTCAAATCTCAAGCTTATCTAGAGTCTTTAGTTTTTGCCATGTCATCGAGAATCTTAAATCGATAAACTTCTCGTGGGTCATACATCAACCATAATAGCATAcgtattaacataatttttttttttaagtaagaagacgtatttacataaatttaacatacacacacacatccTGAATACACGTATATATTAGGTAAGCAAGAAAGCTTAGCAGTACAcgatttcaataaaaaattcctAGCCGGCAGCCGCGTTCAACAGGTGAAATAGGGGTATTTTGATCATTTCAACAAgtgaaatgattaaaaaaggaaaggtttggattaaaaacctatctcaactcaattcatcacaactcatctcatctcatcattacaatttttttaaatttacatataaaatataataaacaattcaactttttcgaatcccaaaataatttttctaaattcccacatcaaatataataaataattcaacttttattctactattcacaaactatctcaacacatctcaactcatctctgaatcaaAACCTCTCCGATTTGGAAGATAAAGACACTCTTAATAGACactattttcttgaaaaaaaactCTCACACTTGACAATTTAAGGAAACGTCGATTCATTATCATTGAGTAGTattgtatgtgtaaaaagagTGGAGAATTCATTGATCATTAATTACTTCATTACAAAAttatcacaaccttatggagtGATTTCTTCACTCGGGTGGGACTAATTTGGGTGATGTCGAGAGAGGTTTTTAGGGTAACTTTCATATTGTagcaatatgaaaaatagtCCAAATATGACTACtaggtgcatttggagggaaaagaaCGATAGAAGCTTCGAAAATTGAGAGTGATCAATGAAAGAgcttagaaaattatttttcaatactttattcTATTaatcgattgtaattgatttgtatGGAATGAGCTTCCATGAATTTATTGTATTATTGAACTAGCATACTGTGATGCTCTTGTATATCTGGGCTTCTACCTATTCTTAGGATTCATGTATTTATACAGTAAAACATGTTTCAGTT
This window of the Juglans regia cultivar Chandler chromosome 12, Walnut 2.0, whole genome shotgun sequence genome carries:
- the LOC109004929 gene encoding uncharacterized protein LOC109004929 encodes the protein MPKTISKTPKSAPVVRVSKLSKSKPSKENTLSKSFAEENSDRPITKRGQKLNNNPRPYQRQSGKKAGSRTAQKSKTSSVLNNGGDPVNKSEGEELARVVGDVGKVTELKPLGAHATYTPLTKIASGPGLDFEIGKVVEENSNRSNSKTPPIMASVSPEIQCGSSVVSTTITPGCYGAGHIVSGVTDKRKCRPRGILTVGENDSGFGSVKPFDSFDDFEDVVGFGNDSTVIPEPAEASMHWVLSPFNEEEEDQKENSENGSCRLQRLGGSAIVHSPSSPATVHEFSSDLCSDRNTASTTDSNRRRSTLISPNRLPEFDGLAVMSSPHATASWGAITLKEGKENRCDLEPENSPFSMNSLCSGNVMQTPQSDSSSGRLCLSWLNEESYKKHDFESELNSAAEVLQMTTLSPKSQIIGDPVDSSFRFDCLTTSSNSINFTQFPKNLDDQASWISNSTLDNVSQSQMRISWREGLVSQIYEIDDSDCCRCLSDEEEDANNCSNDRLKPHHNPVACVDVASDHILTNSRTAEYVDNDSRTYGKGKGQFCPHISCSCAESISTDGGGLVASRDSDWTL